The following are encoded together in the uncultured Sphaerochaeta sp. genome:
- the adhE gene encoding bifunctional acetaldehyde-CoA/alcohol dehydrogenase, whose translation MADKKQTEELFAGQKELQDMIERVKRAQAKFATYSQEQVDAIFRAAAIAANDERIKLASMAVKETGMGIVEDKVIKNHFSAEYIFNKYKDDKTCGIIETDQAFGIKKIAEPKGVICGIIPTTNPTSTAIFKSLIALKTRNAIIFSPHPRAKECTCEAARVILEAAVKAGAPQDIIGWIDQPSIEKTDYLMKNKLVNLILATGGPSMVKSAYSSGIPAIGVGPGNTPALMDKSADVKMAVSSILMSKTFDNGVVCASEQAVICHKDIYDAVKKEFSDRGARFLTKKEADMLRKVILDPKRGTVNPAIVGQKASKVAEIAGFTVPETTKVLIGEVEHADASEPFAHEKLSPVLAMYKCDNYGEGTNMAATLVALGGYGHTSVLYIDENETEKVDTYSRTVKTSRVLVNMPASQGAIGDIYNFRLEPSLTLGCGSWGNNSISENVGPKHLLNIKTEAARRENMLWFKLPPKTYFKYGCLPVALGELKGKKRAFIITDSFLFTSGMVDKITDTLDAMGIECETFHQVKPDPTLGTITEGMKLINAFKPDVLIGLGGGSPMDAAKIMWLLYEHPEVQFDGLALRFMDIQKRIYAFPNMGKKAELVCVPTTSGTGSEVTPFAIITDEKSGMKYAIADYALTPTMAIVDSELAMGMPKGLTASCGVDVLTHALEALASSMSTDYTNGLSLEAARVIFKYLPKAYRDGTDKKAREKVHNASTIAGMAFSNAFLGVCHSMAHKLGAQFHIPHGMANALLLCNVIRYNATDNPTKQASFPQYEYPSAVSRYARAADYIAMVVNEQENTPYIKTTATDSQDKKVEALVAGIEMLKKELDIPSSIKEWGIKEEDFLAVVDELAVKAFDDQCTGTNPRYPLISEIKQLYLDCFYGNVYQES comes from the coding sequence ATGGCTGATAAGAAACAAACTGAAGAGCTTTTTGCAGGACAGAAAGAACTCCAGGACATGATCGAACGAGTAAAACGTGCACAAGCCAAATTCGCTACCTATTCCCAGGAACAGGTCGACGCCATATTCCGCGCTGCTGCAATAGCTGCAAACGACGAGCGCATAAAGTTGGCCTCAATGGCAGTGAAAGAGACCGGCATGGGCATTGTGGAGGACAAGGTTATCAAGAACCACTTCTCCGCTGAATACATCTTCAACAAATACAAGGATGACAAGACCTGCGGTATCATTGAAACAGACCAGGCATTCGGTATCAAGAAGATTGCCGAGCCGAAAGGCGTCATCTGCGGCATCATCCCCACCACCAACCCTACCAGTACCGCGATCTTCAAGAGCTTGATCGCCTTAAAGACCCGTAACGCAATTATCTTCAGCCCACATCCAAGAGCAAAGGAGTGCACTTGTGAAGCAGCCCGTGTCATCCTTGAAGCTGCAGTGAAAGCAGGGGCACCCCAGGACATCATCGGCTGGATCGACCAACCCTCCATTGAGAAAACAGACTACCTAATGAAAAACAAGCTGGTGAATCTTATCCTTGCCACCGGTGGTCCCTCTATGGTTAAAAGCGCCTACTCCTCCGGCATTCCAGCCATCGGGGTTGGACCAGGCAACACCCCTGCCCTTATGGACAAGAGCGCAGATGTTAAGATGGCGGTCAGTTCGATTCTCATGAGCAAGACTTTTGACAATGGGGTGGTCTGTGCGAGTGAGCAGGCTGTAATCTGCCATAAGGACATCTATGATGCAGTAAAGAAAGAGTTTTCTGATCGTGGTGCACGATTCCTCACAAAGAAGGAAGCTGACATGCTTCGCAAGGTTATCCTCGACCCAAAACGTGGGACCGTAAACCCAGCCATTGTTGGGCAGAAAGCTTCCAAGGTAGCTGAAATCGCTGGATTCACTGTTCCTGAGACCACCAAGGTCCTTATCGGGGAGGTGGAACATGCCGATGCTTCCGAGCCTTTTGCCCACGAGAAACTCAGTCCTGTATTGGCAATGTATAAATGTGACAATTATGGGGAGGGAACCAACATGGCAGCAACCTTGGTTGCCTTGGGCGGTTACGGGCATACCAGTGTCCTCTACATAGATGAAAATGAGACAGAGAAGGTTGACACCTACAGCAGGACTGTAAAGACCAGTCGTGTGTTGGTGAACATGCCTGCCAGCCAGGGAGCCATTGGGGACATCTACAACTTCCGCCTTGAGCCTTCCCTTACTCTTGGCTGTGGTTCCTGGGGCAATAACTCGATCAGCGAGAACGTAGGACCAAAACACCTGTTGAACATCAAGACCGAAGCTGCCAGGAGGGAAAACATGCTCTGGTTCAAACTGCCTCCAAAGACATATTTCAAGTACGGCTGTCTGCCTGTTGCCCTTGGCGAGTTGAAAGGCAAGAAGCGCGCATTCATTATCACCGACTCATTCCTGTTCACCAGCGGTATGGTGGATAAGATCACCGACACGCTTGATGCCATGGGTATCGAATGTGAAACATTCCACCAGGTAAAGCCCGATCCAACCTTGGGTACCATTACTGAGGGAATGAAGCTGATCAATGCTTTCAAACCTGATGTACTCATCGGTCTTGGCGGTGGTTCCCCGATGGATGCCGCGAAGATCATGTGGTTGCTCTACGAGCACCCAGAGGTACAGTTCGATGGGCTCGCATTGCGATTCATGGATATCCAAAAGAGGATCTATGCCTTCCCGAACATGGGAAAGAAAGCTGAGCTCGTCTGTGTACCTACCACCAGTGGTACCGGTAGTGAGGTTACCCCCTTTGCAATCATCACTGATGAGAAAAGTGGGATGAAATACGCAATTGCAGACTATGCACTCACCCCGACCATGGCAATCGTGGATAGCGAGCTAGCCATGGGAATGCCCAAGGGACTGACCGCAAGCTGTGGCGTTGATGTATTGACCCATGCCTTGGAGGCTCTTGCCTCGAGCATGTCCACCGACTATACCAATGGATTGAGCCTCGAAGCGGCCCGTGTCATCTTCAAGTACCTACCAAAGGCGTATCGGGATGGAACGGACAAGAAGGCACGCGAGAAGGTCCACAATGCCTCAACCATCGCGGGTATGGCATTCAGCAATGCATTCCTGGGAGTCTGCCACTCGATGGCACACAAGCTGGGAGCCCAGTTCCATATTCCCCATGGTATGGCAAATGCGCTGTTGCTGTGTAACGTCATTCGCTACAATGCGACTGACAACCCGACAAAACAGGCTTCCTTCCCGCAGTACGAATACCCCTCTGCAGTGAGCAGGTATGCAAGAGCTGCTGACTACATTGCCATGGTGGTGAATGAGCAGGAGAATACTCCCTACATCAAGACTACGGCAACAGACAGCCAGGACAAGAAAGTTGAGGCCTTGGTTGCAGGAATCGAGATGCTGAAAAAGGAACTTGATATTCCTTCCTCCATCAAGGAGTGGGGCATCAAGGAGGAGGATTTCCTTGCCGTGGTTGATGAGCTTGCAGTGAAAGCATTCGATGACCAGTGCACGGGAACCAACCCCCGCTACCCCTTGATCAGCGAGATCAAGCAGCTCTACCTGGACTGTTTCTATGGAAACGTGTACCAAGAATCATAA
- a CDS encoding Gx transporter family protein, whose translation MSQTEKKIAFISATTLLLSTLEYLIPKPLPFLRLGLANLPLLIILDGMSFGPFLIILLLKAVGQGMVSGTLFSYLFLISLAGTLSSGIAMKGAKQLLGFRVSLVGCSLLGAFISNLSQLQVASWVAYGPSIWIAAPLMLALGMVTSLALGLLAEIYLQRGTTGKALTQGTLSLSIPPTEEKAPHKHLLFASLLAIVAILLAKGLITLAVITALMYLLQWVAGRRIRIIPALMLIFSLVVLSLFEPNGKVLFSMGTLAFTEGSLTIALTKALRLLSLLAASQSLSASNPKIEGKAGTLLALTLAYFSLLTRSFKATKGSVIERVDQALQATASGKGTDKTPPTTHKKPINISLFLFIVLGVLAVSLISLIVY comes from the coding sequence ATGTCGCAAACTGAGAAGAAAATTGCCTTCATCAGCGCTACCACGCTTCTTCTCTCCACCTTGGAGTACCTTATTCCCAAACCCCTTCCCTTCCTTCGTTTGGGATTGGCAAACCTCCCCCTTCTTATCATCCTCGATGGTATGTCCTTTGGTCCTTTCCTCATCATCCTGCTACTCAAGGCAGTTGGCCAAGGCATGGTAAGCGGAACACTCTTCTCCTACCTCTTCTTGATTTCTCTTGCAGGCACCCTGAGCAGCGGCATCGCCATGAAAGGGGCAAAGCAACTCCTTGGATTCAGGGTAAGCCTTGTTGGATGTTCCCTGCTTGGAGCCTTTATAAGCAATCTGTCTCAACTCCAGGTTGCTTCCTGGGTTGCCTATGGCCCATCCATCTGGATAGCCGCACCGCTTATGCTTGCGCTGGGCATGGTCACCAGCCTTGCGTTGGGCTTGCTTGCCGAGATCTATCTGCAGAGGGGAACAACGGGAAAAGCCCTCACACAGGGAACCCTTTCCCTCTCCATACCGCCAACCGAAGAGAAGGCCCCTCACAAACACCTGCTTTTTGCCTCTCTGCTTGCCATTGTTGCAATCCTCCTCGCGAAGGGGCTTATCACACTTGCAGTTATCACGGCACTGATGTATCTCCTGCAATGGGTCGCTGGGAGAAGGATCCGGATCATACCAGCCCTCATGCTTATCTTTTCGCTGGTTGTGTTAAGCCTGTTTGAACCAAATGGGAAGGTATTGTTCAGCATGGGAACACTTGCATTCACCGAAGGATCCCTTACGATCGCCCTCACCAAGGCTCTCCGCCTGCTCTCCCTTCTTGCAGCCAGCCAGAGCTTGAGCGCAAGCAACCCAAAGATAGAAGGCAAGGCTGGTACCCTGCTTGCCCTCACCCTCGCCTATTTCAGTCTGCTTACACGCTCTTTCAAGGCAACCAAGGGATCAGTGATAGAGCGGGTGGATCAGGCACTACAGGCAACTGCAAGTGGGAAAGGTACTGACAAAACACCTCCTACCACACATAAAAAGCCAATCAACATCTCACTGTTCCTTTTTATTGTTTTGGGCGTACTAGCTGTCTCACTCATTAGCTTAATAGTATATTAA
- the rsgA gene encoding ribosome small subunit-dependent GTPase A, with the protein MQLQHNTTQLNSLGWNDTLEQNFVPFSTLGYIPLRIIKENRGYYWGSDGMQTYLLQRSGAFNNLLDLGVQQAPVVGDWCAVNSYESEKGLIEAVLPRISEFHKPLVHEEGYSSGSREVVASNVDAAFIVIDSHYDFNLHKIERYLSILLSDRITPLLVLTKIDLVEDPLILQSFASERFPSLRVFPVDSLSGIGTESLLDSLEARKTYMLLGSSGAGKSTLVNRLSGMEITKTQSVRVGDGRGRHTTTSRSLHQLPSGALLLDTPGIRGVGMNSSASEITESFSDIKALASHCRFYDCSHTSEPDCAVQTALQSGELGRDRYENYLTLRREALSWEEVMGQRRKNEKALGILQYQYRRSKF; encoded by the coding sequence ATGCAACTACAACATAACACTACACAGCTCAATTCCCTTGGATGGAATGACACACTCGAACAAAACTTTGTGCCTTTCAGTACGCTTGGGTATATACCTCTACGTATCATCAAAGAAAACAGAGGCTACTACTGGGGCAGTGATGGAATGCAAACATACCTGCTTCAACGATCTGGAGCATTCAACAATCTTCTAGATTTAGGAGTGCAGCAAGCACCCGTAGTAGGGGATTGGTGTGCTGTGAACTCCTATGAGTCAGAGAAGGGTCTCATTGAAGCAGTACTTCCTCGTATTTCTGAGTTCCATAAACCACTCGTTCATGAAGAGGGATATTCCTCTGGTAGCCGTGAGGTGGTGGCCAGTAATGTGGATGCCGCTTTTATTGTGATTGACAGCCACTACGACTTCAATCTTCACAAGATTGAACGATATCTCTCCATTCTCTTATCTGATCGTATTACTCCCCTGTTGGTACTCACAAAGATTGACTTGGTTGAAGATCCTTTGATTCTTCAGAGCTTTGCCTCTGAGCGGTTTCCATCCTTGAGAGTATTCCCAGTCGATTCTCTCTCTGGAATCGGAACAGAGAGCCTTCTCGATTCACTGGAAGCAAGGAAGACTTATATGCTCCTAGGTTCCAGTGGTGCTGGGAAATCAACATTGGTTAATCGGCTCTCTGGGATGGAAATCACCAAAACACAGAGTGTACGCGTAGGCGATGGAAGAGGAAGACATACCACTACCTCCAGGTCTCTTCACCAGCTCCCCTCTGGAGCTCTTCTGCTCGATACTCCTGGTATCAGGGGAGTGGGGATGAACAGCAGTGCTTCTGAGATTACCGAGAGTTTCTCTGACATTAAAGCCCTTGCGTCACACTGTCGGTTTTATGATTGTAGCCATACTTCTGAGCCAGATTGTGCAGTGCAAACAGCACTGCAATCCGGGGAGTTGGGTCGTGACAGATATGAGAACTACCTGACGCTGAGGAGAGAAGCGCTCAGCTGGGAAGAGGTGATGGGGCAGAGAAGGAAAAATGAAAAAGCGTTGGGAATATTGCAGTATCAGTATCGTAGGAGCAAGTTCTGA
- the yfcE gene encoding phosphodiesterase, with product MIYLFASDIHGSAYAMHTLLNIFQTTKASKLILLGDLLYHGPRNAFPYEYNPKEACRLQNSVKESLISVRGNCDSEVDQMVLEFPMLSDSAIMHLEQVDDRLIYLHHGHKELPPLVKGTIVISGHTHIPVAEERDGMFFINPGSVSLPKGGYPASYCLLEGNTFTIYELESGKEMMSLTI from the coding sequence ATGATATACCTTTTTGCCTCCGACATCCATGGAAGTGCATATGCAATGCATACACTCCTGAATATCTTTCAAACAACCAAAGCCTCCAAGCTCATACTGCTCGGGGACCTTCTCTATCATGGCCCAAGAAATGCCTTTCCCTATGAGTATAACCCAAAAGAAGCGTGCAGGCTACAAAATAGTGTGAAAGAATCGTTAATTTCTGTACGTGGGAACTGTGATTCCGAAGTTGACCAGATGGTACTGGAATTCCCTATGCTCTCAGACAGTGCAATCATGCACTTGGAACAAGTGGATGACCGATTGATCTATCTTCACCATGGGCACAAAGAACTTCCACCCTTGGTAAAGGGAACGATTGTCATCAGTGGGCATACCCATATTCCTGTAGCTGAGGAGCGGGATGGAATGTTTTTCATCAACCCAGGCTCAGTATCCCTACCAAAGGGAGGGTATCCAGCCAGCTACTGCTTACTGGAAGGCAATACCTTCACTATTTATGAACTGGAGAGCGGCAAGGAGATGATGAGCCTCACCATCTGA
- a CDS encoding response regulator transcription factor encodes MAETQDLIYIVEDHEVIREGVRQYLELSGYHVKGFATLRAVREAVASQVPSLLIQDVMLPDGDGFAFVKQLKEKCDCPVIFMTARSEESDRILGFELGADDYISKPFSPKELVLRVQAVLRRYRNNSYSPSDGFLYVNDHSMHFDETDHQLLVDGGEVILTAAEWRILAFLIENSHHLVSRSQILEECFDYAVDSYERVVDTHIKNIRSKLGDGPWIETIRGYGYRFIGHEKEGAVL; translated from the coding sequence ATGGCAGAAACACAGGACCTTATATATATAGTAGAGGATCATGAAGTGATTCGTGAGGGGGTTCGCCAGTACCTTGAATTATCAGGGTATCACGTCAAGGGGTTCGCAACCCTCAGGGCGGTTCGTGAGGCTGTTGCCAGCCAGGTACCATCCCTGCTTATCCAGGATGTCATGCTCCCGGACGGGGATGGTTTTGCTTTTGTGAAACAGCTCAAGGAGAAGTGTGACTGTCCAGTCATCTTTATGACTGCACGTAGTGAGGAGAGCGACAGGATTCTTGGGTTTGAACTCGGTGCTGATGATTACATCTCAAAGCCCTTCAGTCCAAAGGAGCTGGTGCTTAGGGTGCAAGCGGTTCTTAGGCGCTACCGAAACAACAGCTACAGCCCGAGCGACGGCTTTCTGTACGTCAATGACCACTCGATGCACTTTGATGAGACCGATCATCAGCTTCTGGTTGATGGCGGGGAGGTTATCCTTACCGCAGCTGAATGGAGAATCCTTGCATTCCTTATCGAGAACTCTCACCATCTTGTCTCACGTTCCCAGATTCTTGAGGAGTGTTTCGACTATGCTGTCGATTCCTACGAACGAGTGGTCGATACCCATATAAAGAATATCCGTTCCAAACTTGGGGACGGTCCCTGGATCGAGACAATCCGAGGCTATGGCTACCGTTTCATTGGGCATGAAAAGGAAGGCGCAGTGCTATGA
- a CDS encoding HAMP domain-containing sensor histidine kinase has protein sequence MRRQFVRLFLGFVLVVTVVVGIQATVFLVTIHHQRINWTESVFQDYLSALSKNLSAGLDGRNYSLMSLEEVLLRSADDRVSGLYIRNPDGTVAIAYGMTSGGASLPVPPSDEFEGMRPMMSSPAMQRAHQQISEQGFSASEMHSSVYEVHIEKDTDTSSLSVNQQSASQTHTILLPPQVKATDIAGSLVISYNDEVIVLVDVLTFTPFTYKNTGYLFKGLLFPILWAMPIAFVIALMMAASISKRSERYTQGIQRALEQLSSGENGVELPKTKIDEQRVINDSIKMLDENLAQHKRSRQAWLRSISHDLNTPVASMKLVLDGIADGVFPANEKTLMSLKKENDALSARIAQVVLYSNLQSPDMKVTREEIAIPSFIQQVISSLTKEEQDRIYLDAEEASLQGDQNLLSYASRAMLSNALQSSEDSVGWSIGKNTMTFSNKGTITEDIDFFEPWSKGDASRGSSGSGLGLPITAQIMRLHQGDAAISQREGEVVVSLRW, from the coding sequence ATGAGAAGACAGTTCGTAAGGCTCTTCCTGGGATTCGTTTTGGTGGTTACCGTAGTGGTGGGTATCCAGGCTACGGTGTTCTTGGTGACTATCCACCACCAGCGAATCAACTGGACTGAGTCTGTCTTCCAGGACTATCTCTCTGCACTGAGTAAAAATCTATCAGCAGGGTTGGATGGCCGCAACTACTCCTTGATGAGTTTGGAGGAGGTTCTGTTACGCTCCGCCGATGACCGGGTCAGTGGCTTGTATATCCGCAACCCTGATGGGACAGTGGCCATCGCCTATGGCATGACCAGTGGTGGTGCCTCCCTACCGGTTCCTCCCTCTGATGAGTTTGAGGGTATGCGGCCTATGATGAGTTCCCCTGCAATGCAACGAGCCCACCAGCAGATCTCTGAACAAGGATTCTCTGCAAGCGAGATGCACAGTTCCGTCTATGAGGTGCATATAGAAAAGGATACCGATACTTCCTCTCTCTCGGTGAACCAACAATCTGCATCACAGACACATACGATCCTCCTTCCTCCCCAGGTGAAGGCTACCGATATTGCCGGGAGCTTGGTCATCTCATACAACGATGAGGTGATTGTCCTGGTCGATGTGCTCACCTTTACTCCCTTTACCTACAAGAATACCGGTTATCTCTTCAAGGGCTTGCTCTTTCCAATTCTCTGGGCGATGCCGATTGCCTTTGTCATCGCCCTTATGATGGCAGCTTCCATTTCCAAGCGGAGTGAACGCTATACCCAGGGGATCCAGAGGGCTCTGGAACAGCTCAGTAGTGGAGAGAACGGGGTTGAGCTCCCCAAGACCAAGATAGATGAGCAGCGTGTAATCAATGACTCAATCAAGATGCTTGATGAGAACCTCGCCCAGCATAAGCGAAGCCGGCAGGCGTGGCTCAGGAGTATCTCCCACGACCTGAATACGCCGGTTGCCAGTATGAAGTTGGTACTCGATGGAATAGCTGACGGGGTGTTCCCTGCAAATGAGAAGACCTTGATGTCACTCAAGAAAGAGAATGATGCACTTTCAGCTCGCATAGCCCAGGTTGTACTGTACAGTAATCTCCAAAGTCCCGATATGAAGGTAACAAGAGAGGAGATTGCAATTCCTTCCTTCATTCAACAAGTCATCTCTTCATTAACCAAGGAAGAGCAGGATCGTATCTATCTCGACGCTGAGGAGGCTTCCTTGCAGGGAGACCAGAACCTGCTCAGCTATGCTTCCCGTGCCATGCTCTCCAATGCCTTGCAGTCGAGCGAAGACTCAGTTGGCTGGTCCATTGGGAAGAACACCATGACCTTCTCCAATAAAGGGACGATAACAGAAGACATAGATTTCTTTGAGCCTTGGAGCAAGGGGGACGCCAGTCGAGGTTCCTCCGGCAGTGGCTTGGGCTTGCCTATCACTGCCCAGATCATGCGTCTCCATCAAGGGGATGCAGCGATCAGCCAGAGAGAAGGAGAGGTAGTGGTAAGCCTCAGATGGTGA
- a CDS encoding HAD family hydrolase — MFECKLICTDIDGTLLDPNHQISDRTKEAIRRARRKGIIVALVSGRISGSLTLIQEELGITGPLGCFNGSLVLDEDGKELEAHPIRGEQCMQVLSYLAQTKLEYFVFTNESWYMNEMNAWYDVEVRASRTQGRIASLYNLCDMLDVGERPFKLLAMHNDHEYMREQEKELKARFGSSLNIFSSSPRYIEILARGVDKGHAVRSLCESYGVGPGTVMAVGDYYNDIGMFRAAGYAVAMANAPDAVKAHAHACTASNSEDGLALAIESVL, encoded by the coding sequence ATGTTTGAATGCAAACTCATCTGTACAGATATTGACGGAACCCTGCTTGATCCAAACCACCAGATCAGCGACAGAACAAAGGAAGCCATCCGCCGAGCCCGGCGAAAGGGCATCATTGTTGCGCTTGTCAGCGGTAGGATCTCAGGAAGCCTTACCCTGATCCAAGAGGAACTGGGGATCACCGGTCCACTGGGGTGTTTCAATGGCTCGCTTGTGCTGGATGAGGACGGAAAGGAATTGGAAGCACACCCCATCAGAGGGGAGCAGTGCATGCAGGTTCTCTCCTACCTTGCACAGACTAAGCTAGAGTATTTTGTTTTTACCAATGAGAGTTGGTACATGAATGAGATGAATGCCTGGTATGATGTTGAGGTAAGAGCTTCACGCACACAGGGACGTATTGCCTCCCTGTACAATCTTTGTGACATGCTGGATGTGGGGGAGAGACCCTTTAAGCTCTTGGCAATGCATAATGACCATGAATATATGAGAGAACAAGAAAAAGAACTGAAGGCACGATTTGGCAGCTCCTTGAATATCTTCAGCTCCTCCCCCCGCTATATTGAAATTCTGGCAAGAGGTGTGGACAAGGGTCATGCAGTTCGCTCTCTCTGTGAATCGTATGGGGTGGGCCCAGGAACCGTCATGGCAGTGGGTGACTACTACAATGACATAGGGATGTTCCGAGCAGCTGGATATGCAGTTGCTATGGCAAATGCCCCCGATGCGGTAAAAGCGCATGCACACGCATGTACTGCCAGCAATAGCGAAGATGGTCTGGCCCTGGCCATCGAGTCAGTCCTATGA
- a CDS encoding NusG domain II-containing protein gives MKLRWKTLIGDTFILALCILALVAISRQTAGGGSGYVQVQSSEATYRYSLDVDREITVHGPLGETHIVIEDGHAHIEDSACPTKSCTFQKPISNARSWIACLPNQVLLTIVGSESENLEVDDVAN, from the coding sequence ATGAAACTCAGGTGGAAAACCCTCATTGGAGACACATTCATCCTTGCTCTCTGCATTCTTGCCCTTGTTGCCATCAGCAGACAGACTGCCGGCGGGGGAAGCGGGTATGTGCAAGTCCAGAGCAGCGAAGCCACCTATCGATACAGCCTCGATGTCGATCGTGAGATTACCGTACACGGGCCACTGGGTGAGACCCACATAGTCATCGAGGATGGTCACGCCCATATCGAGGACTCCGCCTGCCCCACTAAAAGCTGCACCTTCCAGAAACCCATTTCAAATGCACGCTCCTGGATTGCGTGTCTTCCAAACCAAGTGCTGCTTACCATCGTAGGCAGCGAAAGCGAGAATCTGGAGGTTGATGATGTCGCAAACTGA
- a CDS encoding response regulator transcription factor, producing MKMIYVVDPTGEDREGVKQYLELSGYEVHVFEDLHAVQIAISRQVPDLMLLEVQFSDGDGFSYIKKMKQTHSFPVIFVTSRVAESDRILGFELGADDYVCKPFSFKELVLRVHALFRRIDVSVSSYRGGSTWVLAGSVLQFDEVSHLFTLDGSQIPLTAAEWRIMSYLVSNSGILITRSQILEHCFDYSFESYDRIVDTHVKNMRAKMGPMGPQWIETVRGYGYRFAGKSTSSLPGKGSEGQE from the coding sequence ATGAAGATGATTTATGTCGTTGACCCCACTGGTGAGGATCGAGAAGGGGTAAAACAGTATCTCGAGCTTTCTGGATACGAGGTCCATGTATTTGAGGATTTACATGCTGTACAAATCGCCATAAGTCGTCAAGTTCCTGACTTGATGCTCCTGGAAGTGCAGTTCTCTGATGGGGATGGGTTCAGTTACATCAAGAAAATGAAGCAGACCCATTCGTTTCCGGTCATCTTTGTGACGAGCAGGGTTGCTGAGAGTGATCGCATCCTAGGTTTTGAGTTGGGGGCTGACGACTATGTATGCAAGCCGTTTAGCTTCAAGGAGTTGGTGCTCAGGGTACATGCCCTGTTCCGCCGTATTGATGTCAGTGTCTCCTCCTATCGGGGAGGATCGACGTGGGTGTTGGCAGGGTCTGTTTTGCAGTTCGACGAGGTAAGTCACCTCTTCACCTTGGACGGCTCGCAGATACCGCTTACTGCTGCAGAGTGGAGGATTATGAGTTACTTGGTGAGCAATAGTGGAATCCTCATCACCCGCTCACAGATTTTGGAGCACTGCTTTGATTATAGTTTTGAGTCGTATGACCGAATTGTCGATACGCATGTGAAGAATATGCGTGCAAAGATGGGACCCATGGGACCACAGTGGATCGAGACAGTCAGGGGATATGGTTACCGGTTTGCCGGTAAGAGTACTTCCAGCCTTCCCGGGAAGGGAAGCGAAGGGCAGGAATAA
- a CDS encoding DUF1801 domain-containing protein has product MRSDATTVDEYLSELTNEQRSVIEPLRKLILENLPEGIQESMNWGMISYEIPLRSFPDTYNKEPIGYAALSVQKHGFSLYLMPLYMDDKKMAKLQKQSKKLMMGKSCIRFKTLEELPLDLIAEILRSYTLETYIEAYKNIKGSL; this is encoded by the coding sequence ATGCGATCAGACGCAACAACCGTAGATGAGTATCTCTCGGAGCTTACCAATGAGCAACGCTCCGTCATTGAACCACTCAGGAAATTGATCCTTGAGAATCTGCCAGAAGGAATCCAGGAAAGTATGAACTGGGGGATGATCAGCTATGAAATCCCCTTGCGATCTTTCCCTGATACCTACAACAAGGAACCCATAGGATATGCAGCCCTCTCAGTACAGAAGCATGGCTTCTCCCTCTACCTCATGCCGCTCTACATGGATGACAAGAAAATGGCGAAGCTCCAGAAACAAAGCAAGAAGCTAATGATGGGAAAATCATGTATTAGGTTTAAAACCTTGGAAGAACTACCTCTTGACCTCATCGCAGAAATTCTTCGCTCTTATACCCTAGAAACATACATTGAAGCATACAAGAATATTAAAGGCTCTTTATAA